The sequence TCGTCACGCTCGTCGCGCTCGTGCTCGGGGTGCGCGCCGCCCGCCGCCACGACCGGCAGGCGCACCGCGGCAACATGCTCGGCAGCTACCTCGGCCTGCTCGGTGCCTTCGCGGGCGCCGTCGCGGTGCCCGACCGGCTCGTGCCGACCTTCGTCGTCACCCGCCCGCTCGAGGCCGTCGCCGCGGTCCTCGTGCTCGTCGCCTGCTGGGTCGTCGTGGTCGGCGGGGCGCACGCGTGGGCCCGCACGACCGACCGCAGGCGCCGTGCCCTCGGGCCGCGGCGGGCGCGCGCCGCCGTGGCGCTACCGGCGGGGCGGTAGCGGCACGCGCTGCAGGTCCTCGGCCGCGACCACGTCGTCGTGGACCTCGGCCGCCTCGGTCCGGAACGGCTCGCCGCTGTCGCCGTAGCGCTGCGAGAAGTGCGTGAGCACCAGCCGACGGACCCCCGCGGCCGCGGCCAGCTCGCCGGCCTGACGGGCCGTCAGGTGCCCGTGCCCTTCGGCGAGGTCGGCGTCACGGTGCAGGTACGTCGCCTCGCACAGCAGCA comes from Aquipuribacter sp. SD81 and encodes:
- a CDS encoding DUF2306 domain-containing protein, with the translated sequence MTAPLVLVAVHAATAVLCVGLGGYALLRRRKGDAVHRLVGWSWVAGMTFVATSSFAIRDLRDGRLSVLHVLSVVTLVALVLGVRAARRHDRQAHRGNMLGSYLGLLGAFAGAVAVPDRLVPTFVVTRPLEAVAAVLVLVACWVVVVGGAHAWARTTDRRRRALGPRRARAAVALPAGR